CCGTTGTTCCACGCCTGGCCGAAGGTGGTGAAACAGCCGGCCAGGATCGAAATGATGGAGAACGAGATGGCGAAGTTGGAGAAGCCGCTCCACTTGCGGCGCAGCTCCTGTTTGTAGCCGAGTTCGGCGAGCCGTCGGGCGTCGTCGTCCATCGGATGCTCTGCGGTCGGCACAGGCGTCGTGGCCATCGCACACCTCCCTGAGGTGATTCCGCGTACGAGTGCGCAAAGTGTCGTCCCGCCGATCAAGGTGGTCAATACGATGACCGTGGGAATCTCACCGTCGTCGCGGCTAATTGCGTTGCCGGGCGGCCGGCCCACCCGCATCCTTGACCTCGTGACCAGGCCCGATCGCGACGGGCCAACCCCCGGGCGCTCGGACCGCCCGGCACCGCGGCGGCGCGGGGCACGTCACCTCTCTCGCACGGTACGGTGGGCTCCGCCGTACTCCGACACCCGCCCCGCGCCGCCGCCCCCGCCCGGATGACCGGGCAGGGGTCAGGTCAACAGCAGGCCGGCCAGCCAGAGCGCGGCGATGACCACGCCGGCGGCGAACTCGACGAGCATCGACAGACCAGCGGCCTTGACCGCCTGCTTGGTGGACGGCCAGGCCAGTCTGGAGTCACCGAGCCGCAGACGCTCCGCCGCCCACACCCCGGCGACGAAGCCGAGCACCAGCCCCACCACCGGCACCACGAAGAACCCGACGATCCCGAGCACCCCGCCGGCGAGCAGCGTGGACGTCGGCACGCCTGTGCGCTTCAGGTTCCGCCCGGGCCACGCGTACTTGATGACGGTGCCCCCGGCGGCGACCAGCGTCGCGGCGGCGAACACCGCCCAGCCACCCGGGCCCGCGCCGCCGAAGATCGCCCAGAGCAGTACCCCGCCCCAACACAGCGGCAGCGCCGGCAGGCCGGGCACCACCACGCCGGCCAACCCCGCCAGGATGGCCAACCCGGCCACCACTGTCACTGCCGTCTGCGAGTCGGTCAGGCTCACGCCGCCGCCCCGCCGCGCAGCCGGAGGGTGATCGCCTCGGCTGGCGCCGGAGCCCCGAAGTACCGCCCCTGCCCGGTGTCGCAGCGCAGCGCCCGCAGCCGCTCGGCCTGCACAGCGGTCTCCACCGCCTCGGCGGTGACCCACAACTCCAGCGCGTGCGCCAGACGGACCAGCGCGTCGACGATCCGCTCGTCGCGGTGGTCGGCCACGGCGTCCGTTCCGTCGGCGCGGATGCCCTCGACGAACGGGCCGGCCAGCTTCAGGCAGTGGATCGGCAGCCGCCGCAGGTACGCCAGGTTGGAGTACCCGGTGCCAAAGTCGTCCACCGCCAACCGGACGCCCAGCGCGGCGAGCCGGTGCAGGCTGCGCAGCGGCTCGCCCGCGCTACCCATCACGGCGCTCTCGGTCAACTCCAGTTGCAGCAGCTCCGCCGGCAGCCCGCTGGTGGCCAGCGCGTCGGCCACCGTCTCCACGATCGCCGGGTCGTCGGCCTGCCGGGCGGCCAGGTTGACGCTTACCACCAACCGGGCGTCGGGGAACTCCCGCCACCACCGCTCGGCGTCGCGGCAGGCCCGCCGCAGCACCCACTCACCGAGCCGGACGATCAGGCCGGTCTCCTCGGCCAGGGCGATGAACCGATCCGGCCCGATCAGGCCCAGCTCCGGGTGCTCCCACCGGACGAGCGCCTCCACCGCGAGCATGGTGCCCTCCAACAGCGACACGATCGGCTGGTAGTGCAGCACGAACTCGCCCCGGTCCAGCGCCGCCGGCAGCCCGGCGACCAGCGCCGAACGGGCGATGTCCCGGGCGCTGCGCTCCGGGTCGTAGACCGCCCACCGGCCCCGGCCCGCGGCCTTGGCCCAGTAGAGCGTGGTGTCCGCGGCCTTCATCAGCTCCGAGGCGGTGGTCGCCGCGGCGGGGCACTCCACGATGCCCACGCTGGCCGAGACGGCCAGTTGCTGGTCACCGACGTGCACCGGGGCGGCGACGGCGGCCAACGCCGCCTCCGCCACGGCCACCGCGTCGTCGAGGTCGTTCCCGCCGTCGACCAGGATGACGAACTCGTCGCCACCCATCCGGGCGACCAGGTGGCCGTGCTCCGCCACGCACGCGGCCAGCCGCCGGCCGATCATCACCAACAGCCGGTCACCGAGGTCGTGACCGAGGCTGTCGTTGATCGCCTTGAAGCCGTCCAGGTCGAGGAAGCACACCCCGACCCGCCGCCCGGGCTCGGCGGTGTCGAGGACCCGGCCCAGCGTCTCGAAGAACAGCGTCCGGTTGGGCAGCCCGGTCAGCGGGTCGTGCAGCGCCTGGAAGCGGAGCCGCTGCTGGAGTTCGTACCGCTCGGTGATGTCCTCGATCATGGCGACGGTGAACCGGGGCCGGCCGTCGTCGTGCCGGATCAGCGAGACGGCCAGATCCGTCCAGACCACGCTGCCGTCCTTGCGGTGGTAGCGCTTCTCCATTCGGGCCGAGTCCTGCTTACCCTCGACCATCTCCTGGTACAGCTCCCACATCCCGGCCGCGTCGTCGGCGTGGAACAGCGCCGACACGTTGATCTCACGCAGCTCGCTGATCGAGTAGCCGAGCATGTCGGCGAACGCCTGGTTGACGTCGATGATCTGGCCGTCCACCCCGGCGATGCCGATCCCGATCGCGGCGCCGGTGAAGACCGCCCGGAACCGCGCCTCGCTGTCGCGCAGCGCCTGCTCGACCTCGTCCCGCGCCTGCCAGGCCGACCGGGCGATCCGCTCCTGCTGACTGAAGGTACGGTCGCGCAGCGCACGGGCGAACCCGGCGGCCAGGCCGCCCTGCACCGCTGCGATCCGCTCGGTCAGGTCCGCCGGCTCGTCGTTCGCGGCCAGCACCTGGCGGGGGAAATCCTGACCGAGGGCGCGCAGCGACCACTCGAGCGCCCGGGGCTCGGTGAGGTGCGCCTCCACCAGCGCCCGCCCGACCTCCTCGGCGGGGCGGGCCGAGAACGGTTCGGCCCGTACCGCCTGAGCCAGCCGGACGGTGTGCACGAGCAGTAGCCGCTCGGTCTCGGCCGCGCTGAGCGGCACGAAACCGAGACGGCGTACCGCGCGGGCCCAGTTGGCGGCGTAGCCCTGGGCGTCGCCCCGGCCGGCGTTCACCCCGGTCCGATCCGGGACGGCGGCCACGGGATCAGCCGGCGGGCTGGTCGTACCGAGCGACGCCCCCGAAGGCGCCGAACCGCTCCGGGTGCTCGTCCACATCGGACGGCGAGTCGGGGCGCCAGAGCGGCATGTGCACGACGCCCGGGTCGAGGACTGTCCAGTCGCCGAAGAAGCCGGTGATCTGAGCTCGGGAACGCAGCGTGATCTCGGTGTCCGTCCGCGCGGAGAGCCGCTGGGCGTCCAGCATCTCCTGCGGCTGGTCCTCGAAGGTGGAGTGCGAGATGACCAGGAAGCTGCCGGGTGCGGCGGCCGCCCGCAGGGTGGCCAGGACGTCCTCGGGCCGGTCGGCGTCCGGGATGAAGTGCACCACCCCGGCCAGCAGGATGCCCATCGGCCGGCTGAAGTCGATCAACCCCAGCTCGCGGGTCTCGGCGAGGATCCGCTCCGGGTCGCGCAGATCGGCGTGGATCACCCCGGTCAGGTCGTTGCCGGCGAGCAGTTCCCGGCTGTGCGCGACGGCCACCGGGTCGATGTCGACGTAGACCACCCGGGCCTTGGGGTTCGCCCCCTGGGCCACCTCGTGCACGTTGCCCACGGTGGGAATTCCGGAGCCGATGTCGAGGAACTGGTCGATGCCGGCGTCGAGCAGAGCCCGGACGGCCCGGCGCAGGAATTCCCGACCGGAACGCATGGTGGCGGCGAGATTCGGGGTCATGCTGGCGATCTGCTCGGCCAGCCGACGGTCGATCTCGAAGTTGTGCGCCCCGCCCAGAAAATAGTCGTACACCCGGGCCGCGCTCGGCCTGGTCAGATCGATCTCGGTCGGCAGTCCGTCCGGCATCAGCGTGCTCCCCAGTTCATCGCCGCGGCGCGGGACGGCACCGGCGTCGGCGGGCACGCGCGACCACCGGTCGACCCGCGGGTCGTGTGGTGTGGACCACTCTAGGCCGCCGACTCCCGCATCCGGGAGATCCCTTCGCGCTCTTTCCGCGCTCAGCCGGCCGACTCCAGCAACAGCGAGATGCCCTGCCCGACGCCGATGCACATGGTGGCCAGGGCCCGCCGGCCGCCGCGACGGCGCAGCTCCAGGGCCGCGGTCAACGCCAGCCGAGCGCCGCTGGCGCCCAACGGGTGCCCCAACGCGATGGCGCCCCCGTTCGGATTGACGTGCTCGGCGTCCACGGGCAACCCCAGCTCGCGCAGCACCGCCACGGACTGCGCGGCGAACGCCTCGTTCAGCTCCACCACGTCCACCGCGCTCAACTCGACGCCGGCACGGTCGAGCAGCTTGCGGGTGGCCGGCACCGGGCCGATTCCCATGATCCGGGGCGGCACGCCGGCCGCCGCCGCGCCGACGATGCAGGCCAGCGGGGTGAGGCCGTACCGGGCCACCGCGGCCTCACTGGCCACCAGCAGCGCGACCGCGCCGTCGTTGACGCCGGAGGAGTTGCCGGCGGTCACCGTGCCGCCGTCCCGGAACGGGGTGGGCAGCGCGGCAAGCTTCTCCAGCGACGTCTCCCGGGGGTGCTCGTCGACCTCGACCAGCCGGGTCTCCCGGCGGCCCGCCGGCACCGAGACCGGCACG
Above is a window of Micromonospora coriariae DNA encoding:
- a CDS encoding DUF456 domain-containing protein — its product is MSLTDSQTAVTVVAGLAILAGLAGVVVPGLPALPLCWGGVLLWAIFGGAGPGGWAVFAAATLVAAGGTVIKYAWPGRNLKRTGVPTSTLLAGGVLGIVGFFVVPVVGLVLGFVAGVWAAERLRLGDSRLAWPSTKQAVKAAGLSMLVEFAAGVVIAALWLAGLLLT
- a CDS encoding putative bifunctional diguanylate cyclase/phosphodiesterase, with protein sequence MAAVPDRTGVNAGRGDAQGYAANWARAVRRLGFVPLSAAETERLLLVHTVRLAQAVRAEPFSARPAEEVGRALVEAHLTEPRALEWSLRALGQDFPRQVLAANDEPADLTERIAAVQGGLAAGFARALRDRTFSQQERIARSAWQARDEVEQALRDSEARFRAVFTGAAIGIGIAGVDGQIIDVNQAFADMLGYSISELREINVSALFHADDAAGMWELYQEMVEGKQDSARMEKRYHRKDGSVVWTDLAVSLIRHDDGRPRFTVAMIEDITERYELQQRLRFQALHDPLTGLPNRTLFFETLGRVLDTAEPGRRVGVCFLDLDGFKAINDSLGHDLGDRLLVMIGRRLAACVAEHGHLVARMGGDEFVILVDGGNDLDDAVAVAEAALAAVAAPVHVGDQQLAVSASVGIVECPAAATTASELMKAADTTLYWAKAAGRGRWAVYDPERSARDIARSALVAGLPAALDRGEFVLHYQPIVSLLEGTMLAVEALVRWEHPELGLIGPDRFIALAEETGLIVRLGEWVLRRACRDAERWWREFPDARLVVSVNLAARQADDPAIVETVADALATSGLPAELLQLELTESAVMGSAGEPLRSLHRLAALGVRLAVDDFGTGYSNLAYLRRLPIHCLKLAGPFVEGIRADGTDAVADHRDERIVDALVRLAHALELWVTAEAVETAVQAERLRALRCDTGQGRYFGAPAPAEAITLRLRGGAAA
- a CDS encoding SAM-dependent methyltransferase; the encoded protein is MPDGLPTEIDLTRPSAARVYDYFLGGAHNFEIDRRLAEQIASMTPNLAATMRSGREFLRRAVRALLDAGIDQFLDIGSGIPTVGNVHEVAQGANPKARVVYVDIDPVAVAHSRELLAGNDLTGVIHADLRDPERILAETRELGLIDFSRPMGILLAGVVHFIPDADRPEDVLATLRAAAAPGSFLVISHSTFEDQPQEMLDAQRLSARTDTEITLRSRAQITGFFGDWTVLDPGVVHMPLWRPDSPSDVDEHPERFGAFGGVARYDQPAG